The following are encoded in a window of Streptomyces sp. Go-475 genomic DNA:
- a CDS encoding sirohydrochlorin chelatase, whose translation MIHKPVLLVIAHGSRDPRHAATVHALVRRVRSLRPDVRVETGFLDFNVPSVHGVLESLAVQGVRDVVALPLLLTRAFHAKADIPAVLADAPPQLRIRQAEVLGPSPLLLAALERRLYEAGLTPADKSSTGVVLASAGSTDPEAIAVIAEIAREWRHTGWCAVRPAFASASLPRTEDAVRELRALGCSRVAVAPYVLAPGFLPDRIARGAAEADVLADVLGAAPEVARVVLERYEAAGARALAAVSA comes from the coding sequence ATGATCCATAAGCCCGTTCTCCTCGTCATCGCCCACGGCAGCCGTGACCCGCGGCACGCCGCGACGGTGCACGCCCTGGTGCGCCGGGTGCGCTCACTGCGCCCCGACGTCCGGGTGGAGACGGGCTTCCTGGACTTCAACGTGCCGTCCGTGCACGGCGTGCTGGAGTCCCTGGCGGTGCAGGGCGTCCGCGACGTCGTCGCCCTGCCCCTCCTCCTCACCAGGGCGTTCCACGCGAAGGCGGACATCCCGGCGGTCCTCGCGGACGCGCCCCCGCAGCTGCGCATCCGCCAGGCGGAGGTCCTCGGACCGTCCCCCCTGCTGCTGGCGGCCCTGGAACGGCGCCTGTACGAGGCGGGTCTGACGCCCGCCGACAAGTCCTCGACCGGGGTCGTCCTGGCCTCGGCGGGGTCCACCGACCCGGAGGCGATCGCAGTGATCGCAGAAATCGCGCGGGAGTGGCGGCACACCGGTTGGTGCGCCGTGCGACCTGCGTTCGCCTCCGCATCCCTTCCCCGCACGGAGGACGCCGTCCGCGAACTCCGCGCCCTCGGCTGCTCCCGCGTCGCCGTCGCCCCCTACGTCCTCGCCCCCGGCTTCCTGCCCGACCGCATCGCCCGGGGCGCGGCGGAGGCGGACGTCCTGGCGGATGTGCTGGGGGCGGCCCCGGAGGTGGCGCGGGTGGTGCTGGAGCGGTACGAGGCGGCGGGGGCGCGGGCGTTGGCGGCCGTGAGCGCCTGA
- a CDS encoding ABC transporter permease has translation MASTDSTTTVDKDGTDLAGLEAGLDALETRQTSRKPFRQTLTEKILPPVLAVALVLAVWQALVSFKVVTDPTKLPAPSAVWDVVHTAWLQGELLGYIWTSVSRGLLGFCFALLIGTPLGLIVARVKFVRAALGPILSGLQSLPSVAWVPPAVIWLGLNNSMMYAVILLGAVPSIANGLVSGVDQVPPLFLRAGRTLGATGLKGTWHIVLPAALPGYVAGLKQGWAFSWRSLMAAEIIASFPDLGVGLGQLLENGRNASDMAMVFEAILLILIVGIAIDLLIFSPLERWVLRSRGLLVK, from the coding sequence ATGGCCAGCACTGACTCGACGACGACCGTCGACAAGGACGGCACCGATCTCGCCGGGCTGGAGGCGGGCCTCGACGCGCTGGAGACACGGCAGACGAGCCGCAAGCCGTTCCGGCAGACCCTCACCGAGAAGATCCTGCCGCCCGTCCTCGCCGTCGCGCTGGTGCTGGCGGTCTGGCAGGCCCTGGTCTCGTTCAAGGTCGTCACCGACCCGACGAAGCTGCCCGCGCCGTCGGCCGTCTGGGACGTCGTCCACACCGCGTGGCTCCAGGGCGAGCTGCTCGGCTACATCTGGACCAGCGTCTCGCGCGGCCTGCTCGGCTTCTGCTTCGCGCTGCTGATCGGCACGCCGCTGGGCCTGATCGTGGCCCGGGTGAAGTTCGTCCGGGCGGCGCTCGGCCCGATCCTGTCGGGGCTGCAGTCGCTGCCGTCGGTCGCCTGGGTGCCGCCCGCGGTGATCTGGCTGGGCCTGAACAACTCGATGATGTACGCGGTCATCCTGCTCGGCGCGGTCCCCTCGATCGCCAACGGCCTGGTGTCGGGCGTCGACCAGGTGCCGCCACTGTTCCTGCGCGCGGGCCGCACGCTGGGCGCCACGGGCCTGAAGGGCACCTGGCACATCGTGCTCCCCGCCGCCCTGCCCGGTTACGTGGCCGGCCTGAAGCAGGGCTGGGCCTTCTCCTGGCGCTCCCTGATGGCCGCCGAGATCATCGCGTCCTTCCCCGACCTCGGCGTCGGCCTCGGCCAGTTGCTGGAGAACGGCCGCAACGCCAGCGACATGGCGATGGTCTTCGAGGCGATCCTGCTGATCCTCATCGTCGGCATCGCCATCGACCTGCTGATCTTCAGCCCGCTGGAGCGGTGGGTGCTGCGCAGCCGCGGCCTGCTGGTGAAGTGA
- a CDS encoding ABC transporter ATP-binding protein, protein MATTLAKAADGTEAATHAARIEHVSKSFAGPAGQQLVLDDITLDVAPGEFVTLLGASGCGKSTLLNLVAGLDRPSAGEITTDGRPALMFQEHALFPWLTAGKNIELALKLRGVPKSERRERAEELLELVRLKGAYGKRVHELSGGMRQRVALARALAQESRLLLMDEPFAALDAITRDVLHDELTRIWRETQLSVLFVTHNVREAVRLAQRVVLLSSRPGRVAREWTVDIPHPRRIEDTAVAELSVEITEELRGEIRRHGQH, encoded by the coding sequence ATGGCCACGACCCTCGCCAAGGCCGCCGACGGCACCGAGGCGGCCACGCACGCCGCCCGGATCGAACACGTCTCGAAGTCGTTCGCGGGCCCCGCCGGACAGCAGCTCGTGCTGGACGACATCACGCTCGATGTCGCACCCGGCGAGTTCGTCACCCTCCTGGGGGCCTCGGGCTGCGGCAAGTCCACGCTGCTCAACCTGGTCGCGGGCCTGGACCGGCCCAGCGCCGGCGAGATCACCACGGACGGCCGCCCGGCGCTGATGTTCCAGGAGCACGCGCTGTTCCCGTGGCTGACCGCGGGCAAGAACATCGAACTCGCCCTGAAGCTGCGCGGCGTGCCGAAGTCCGAGCGCCGGGAGCGGGCCGAGGAGCTGCTCGAACTCGTCCGGCTGAAGGGCGCCTACGGCAAGCGGGTGCACGAGCTGTCCGGCGGTATGCGCCAGCGGGTCGCGCTGGCCCGGGCCCTCGCCCAGGAGAGCCGGCTGCTGCTGATGGACGAGCCGTTCGCGGCGCTCGACGCCATCACGCGGGACGTGCTGCACGACGAGCTGACCCGCATCTGGCGCGAGACGCAGCTGTCCGTCCTGTTCGTCACGCACAACGTGCGCGAGGCGGTCCGGCTCGCGCAGCGCGTGGTGCTGCTGTCCTCCCGCCCCGGGCGCGTCGCGCGCGAGTGGACGGTGGACATCCCGCATCCGCGCCGCATCGAGGACACCGCCGTCGCGGAACTGTCCGTCGAGATCACCGAAGAACTGCGTGGGGAGATCCGCCGTCATGGCCAGCACTGA
- a CDS encoding aliphatic sulfonate ABC transporter substrate-binding protein translates to MPATSALRRGLAVVTALPLLTLAACGYGSQAKDDGTAKVAAGAKKIEGLDKVKIGYFGNLTHGTALVGMEKGFFQKALGATEVERAVFNAGPSEIEALNSGSIDIGWIGPSPAINGYVKSDGKNLRIIGGSASGGVKLVVNPDKIKSLKDVKGKRIATPQLGNTQDVAFLNWAAEQGWKVDPQSGKGDVTVVRSDNKVTPDAFKAGSIDGAWVPEPTASKLVAEGGKVLLDEASLWPDKKFVITNIIVRQEFLKKYPKVVEAVLKGSVETNKWINANPDAAKEAANKLLEQETGKALPADVLDPAWKSIRFTDDPLAATLHTEAEHAVKAGLLEQPDLKGIYDLAPLNKVLKAEGEPTVDDAGLGTR, encoded by the coding sequence GTGCCAGCAACATCCGCCCTCCGCCGCGGCCTCGCGGTCGTGACCGCGCTGCCCCTGCTCACGCTGGCCGCCTGCGGCTACGGCTCCCAGGCCAAGGACGACGGCACCGCCAAGGTCGCCGCCGGGGCGAAGAAGATCGAGGGTCTCGACAAAGTCAAGATCGGCTACTTCGGGAACCTCACCCACGGCACGGCGCTGGTGGGCATGGAGAAGGGCTTCTTCCAGAAGGCCCTGGGCGCCACCGAGGTCGAGCGGGCCGTCTTCAACGCCGGTCCCTCGGAGATCGAGGCGCTCAACTCCGGTTCCATCGACATCGGCTGGATCGGCCCGTCCCCGGCGATCAACGGCTACGTCAAGTCGGACGGCAAGAACCTGCGCATCATCGGCGGTTCGGCCTCCGGCGGCGTGAAGCTCGTGGTGAACCCGGACAAGATCAAGTCGCTGAAGGACGTCAAGGGCAAGCGGATCGCGACCCCGCAGCTCGGCAACACGCAGGACGTGGCGTTCCTCAACTGGGCGGCGGAGCAGGGCTGGAAGGTCGACCCGCAGAGCGGCAAGGGCGACGTCACGGTCGTCCGCAGCGACAACAAGGTCACCCCGGACGCCTTCAAGGCCGGGTCGATCGACGGCGCGTGGGTGCCGGAGCCGACCGCGTCGAAGCTGGTCGCCGAGGGCGGCAAGGTGCTGCTCGACGAGGCGAGCCTGTGGCCGGACAAGAAGTTCGTGATCACGAACATCATCGTGCGGCAGGAGTTCCTCAAGAAGTACCCGAAGGTCGTCGAGGCCGTGCTGAAGGGCTCGGTCGAGACGAACAAGTGGATCAACGCCAACCCGGACGCGGCGAAGGAAGCGGCGAACAAGCTGCTGGAGCAGGAGACCGGCAAGGCGCTGCCCGCCGATGTGCTGGACCCGGCGTGGAAGTCGATCCGGTTCACCGACGACCCGCTGGCCGCCACCCTCCACACCGAGGCGGAGCACGCCGTGAAGGCCGGACTGCTGGAGCAGCCGGATTTGAAGGGCATCTACGACCTCGCCCCGCTGAACAAGGTCCTCAAGGCCGAGGGCGAGCCCACGGTCGACGACGCCGGTCTCGGCACCCGTTAA
- a CDS encoding GTP-binding protein encodes MSTITTEELSETTLLRFATAGSVDDGKSTLVGRLLHDSKSVLTDQLEAVERASASRGQDAPDLALLTDGLRAEREQGITIDVAYRYFATPRRRFILADTPGHVQYTRNMVTGASTAELTVILVDARNGVVEQTRRHAAIAALLRVPHVVLAVNKMDLVGYEEKVFAGIAEEFTAYATELGVPEVTAIPISALVGDNVVDPSSHMDWYGGPTVLEHLETVPVSHDLSHCHARLPVQYVIRPQSADHPDYRGYAGQIAAGSFHVGEQVTVLPSGRSTKISGIDLLGEPVDVAWTTQSVTLLLEDDIDISRGDLIVPSKDAPPTTQDIEATVCHVADAPLTVGHRVLLKHGTRTVKAIVKDIPSRLTLDDLSLHPHPGQLVANDIGRVKVRTAEPLPVDSYADSRRTGSFILIDPNDGTTLTAGMVGESFAAPEPVKDESEDDGWDF; translated from the coding sequence ATGAGCACGATCACGACCGAGGAACTCTCGGAGACCACCCTGCTGCGGTTCGCCACCGCCGGCTCCGTCGACGACGGCAAGTCCACCCTGGTGGGCCGGCTGCTGCACGACTCCAAGTCGGTCCTCACCGACCAGCTGGAGGCCGTGGAGCGCGCCTCCGCGAGCCGCGGCCAGGACGCGCCGGACCTCGCGCTGCTGACGGACGGCCTGCGCGCCGAGCGGGAGCAGGGCATCACCATCGACGTGGCCTACCGCTACTTCGCCACGCCCCGGCGGCGGTTCATCCTCGCCGACACCCCCGGCCATGTGCAGTACACGCGGAACATGGTCACCGGCGCCTCCACCGCCGAGCTGACGGTGATCCTGGTCGACGCCCGCAACGGCGTCGTCGAGCAGACCCGCCGGCACGCCGCCATCGCCGCCCTGCTGCGCGTCCCGCACGTGGTCCTCGCGGTCAACAAGATGGACCTCGTCGGCTACGAGGAGAAGGTCTTCGCGGGCATCGCCGAGGAGTTCACGGCGTACGCGACCGAGCTGGGCGTCCCCGAGGTCACCGCGATCCCGATCTCGGCGCTCGTCGGCGACAACGTCGTGGACCCGTCCTCGCACATGGACTGGTACGGCGGCCCGACCGTGCTGGAGCACCTGGAGACCGTGCCGGTCAGCCACGACCTGAGCCACTGCCACGCCCGGCTGCCCGTGCAGTACGTGATCCGGCCGCAGAGCGCGGACCACCCGGACTACCGGGGCTACGCCGGCCAGATCGCCGCCGGTTCCTTCCACGTCGGCGAGCAGGTCACCGTGCTGCCGTCGGGCCGCTCCACGAAGATCTCCGGCATCGACCTGCTCGGCGAGCCGGTCGACGTCGCCTGGACGACGCAGTCGGTGACCCTCCTGCTGGAGGACGACATCGACATCTCGCGCGGCGACCTGATCGTGCCCAGCAAGGACGCGCCCCCGACCACACAGGACATCGAGGCGACCGTCTGCCACGTCGCGGACGCCCCGCTGACCGTCGGCCACCGGGTGCTGCTCAAGCACGGCACGCGCACGGTCAAGGCGATCGTCAAGGACATCCCGTCCCGGCTCACGCTCGACGACCTGTCCCTGCACCCGCACCCGGGACAGCTCGTCGCCAACGACATCGGCCGGGTGAAGGTCCGTACCGCCGAGCCGCTGCCGGTCGACTCCTACGCCGACTCGCGGCGCACCGGCTCGTTCATCCTGATCGACCCGAACGACGGCACGACCCTGACCGCCGGCATGGTCGGCGAGTCCTTCGCCGCTCCCGAGCCCGTCAAGGACGAGTCCGAGGACGACGGGTGGGACTTCTGA
- the cysD gene encoding sulfate adenylyltransferase subunit CysD: MTTVATVSEETGSPYALSHLDALESEAVHIFREVAGEFERPVILFSGGKDSIVMLHLALKAFRPAAVPFSLLHVDTGHNFPEVLDYRDRTVAKHGLRLHVASVQDYIDRGVLKERPDGTRNPLQTLPLTEKIQAEKFDAVFGGGRRDEEKARAKERVFSLRDEFSQWDPRRQRPELWNLYNGRHAPGEHVRVFPLSNWTELDVWQYIAREGIELPEIYYAHEREVFRRGGMWLTAGEWGGPKDGETVEKRLVRYRTVGDMSCTGAVDSDADTIEKVIVEIAASRLTERGATRADDKMSEAAMEDRKREGYF, translated from the coding sequence ATGACGACCGTCGCCACCGTGTCCGAGGAGACCGGCAGCCCGTACGCGCTGTCCCACCTCGACGCCCTGGAGTCCGAGGCCGTGCACATCTTCCGCGAGGTGGCGGGCGAGTTCGAGCGGCCGGTGATCCTCTTCTCCGGCGGCAAGGACTCCATCGTCATGCTGCACCTCGCGCTGAAGGCGTTCCGTCCGGCGGCGGTGCCGTTCTCGCTGCTGCACGTGGACACCGGGCACAACTTCCCCGAGGTCCTCGACTACCGCGACCGCACGGTCGCGAAGCACGGGCTGCGGCTGCACGTCGCCTCCGTGCAGGACTACATCGACCGCGGGGTGCTCAAGGAGCGCCCGGACGGCACCCGCAACCCGCTGCAGACGCTGCCGCTCACCGAGAAGATCCAGGCGGAGAAGTTCGACGCCGTCTTCGGCGGCGGGCGCCGCGACGAGGAGAAGGCCCGGGCCAAGGAGCGGGTGTTCTCGCTGCGCGACGAGTTCTCCCAGTGGGACCCGCGCCGCCAGCGCCCCGAGCTGTGGAACCTGTACAACGGCCGCCACGCCCCCGGCGAGCACGTCCGCGTCTTCCCGCTGTCCAACTGGACCGAGCTGGACGTGTGGCAGTACATCGCCCGCGAGGGCATCGAGCTGCCGGAGATCTACTACGCGCACGAGCGCGAGGTGTTCCGGCGCGGCGGCATGTGGCTGACGGCCGGCGAGTGGGGCGGGCCGAAGGACGGCGAGACCGTCGAGAAGCGGCTGGTGCGCTACCGGACCGTGGGTGACATGTCCTGCACCGGCGCGGTGGACTCCGACGCCGACACCATCGAGAAGGTGATCGTGGAGATCGCCGCCTCCCGCCTCACCGAGCGCGGCGCCACCCGCGCCGACGACAAGATGTCCGAGGCCGCGATGGAAGACCGCAAGCGCGAGGGGTACTTCTAG
- the cysC gene encoding adenylyl-sulfate kinase: MTTGATVWLTGLPSAGKTTIAHELAGRLRAEGHRVEVLDGDEIREFISAGLGFSREDRHTNVQRIGFVAELLARNGVLALVPVIAPYQDSREAVRKRHQANGTPYLEIHVATPVEVCSERDVKGLYAKQAAGELTGLTGVDDPYEAPASPDLRIESQHQTVQESAASVYALLTERGLA; the protein is encoded by the coding sequence GTGACGACCGGAGCCACCGTCTGGCTCACGGGTCTGCCGAGTGCGGGCAAGACCACCATCGCCCACGAGCTGGCCGGCCGGCTGCGCGCCGAGGGCCACCGCGTCGAGGTGCTCGACGGCGACGAGATCCGCGAGTTCATCTCGGCGGGCCTCGGCTTCAGCCGCGAGGACCGGCACACCAACGTGCAGCGGATCGGCTTCGTCGCCGAACTGCTCGCCCGCAACGGCGTGCTCGCCCTCGTGCCGGTCATCGCGCCCTACCAGGACAGCCGCGAGGCGGTGCGCAAGCGTCACCAGGCGAACGGCACGCCGTACCTGGAGATCCACGTGGCGACGCCGGTCGAGGTGTGCAGCGAGCGGGACGTGAAGGGCCTGTACGCCAAGCAGGCCGCGGGCGAGCTCACGGGGCTCACCGGGGTCGACGACCCGTACGAGGCGCCCGCGTCGCCCGATCTGCGCATCGAGTCGCAGCACCAGACCGTGCAGGAGTCCGCGGCGTCGGTGTACGCCCTGCTCACCGAAAGGGGACTGGCATGA
- a CDS encoding phosphoadenylyl-sulfate reductase, with protein MTTVQQERTTGDLKALAERAGRDLEDASALEILQWAAETFGKRFCVTSSMEDAVVAHLASRAMPGVDVVFLDTGYHFEETIGTRDAVDAVMDVNVITLTPRQTVAEQDAEYGPKLHDRNPDLCCKLRKVQPLEEGLKDYQAWATGLRRDESPTRANTPVVGWDEKRQKVKISPIARWTQDDVDAYVAEHGVLTNPLLMDGYASVGCAPCTRRVLEGEDARAGRWAGRAKTECGLHG; from the coding sequence ATGACGACGGTTCAGCAAGAGCGCACCACCGGCGATCTGAAGGCGCTCGCCGAGCGGGCGGGCCGCGACCTGGAGGACGCCTCCGCGCTGGAGATCCTTCAGTGGGCGGCCGAGACGTTCGGCAAGCGCTTCTGCGTGACCTCCTCGATGGAGGACGCGGTGGTCGCCCACCTCGCCTCCCGGGCGATGCCCGGCGTCGACGTCGTCTTCCTCGACACCGGTTACCACTTCGAGGAGACGATCGGCACCCGCGACGCGGTCGACGCCGTGATGGACGTCAACGTCATCACGCTCACCCCGCGCCAGACGGTCGCCGAGCAGGACGCGGAGTACGGGCCGAAGCTGCATGACCGGAACCCGGACCTGTGCTGCAAGCTGCGCAAGGTCCAGCCGCTGGAAGAGGGCCTGAAGGACTACCAGGCCTGGGCGACCGGCCTGCGCCGCGACGAGTCCCCGACCCGGGCGAACACCCCGGTGGTCGGCTGGGACGAGAAGCGGCAGAAGGTCAAGATCTCCCCCATCGCCCGCTGGACCCAGGACGACGTGGACGCCTACGTCGCCGAACACGGCGTCCTGACGAACCCGCTGCTGATGGACGGCTACGCCTCCGTCGGCTGCGCCCCCTGCACCCGCCGGGTCCTGGAGGGCGAGGACGCCCGGGCCGGCCGCTGGGCGGGCCGGGCCAAGACCGAGTGCGGGCTGCACGGATGA
- a CDS encoding nitrite/sulfite reductase: MAATPQKPAAATPRRKVSRHRGEGQWAAGHFTPLNGNEQFKKDDDGLNVRTRIETIYSKRGFDSIDPNDLRGRMRWWGLYTQRKPGIDGGKTAILEPEELDDEYFMLRVRIDGGALTTRQLRVIGEISQEFARGTADITDRQNVQYHWIRIEDVPEIWNRLEGVGLSTTEACGDTPRVVIGSPVAGIAEDEIVDGTPAIAEINRRFIGSKEFSNLPRKFKTAISGSPLLDVAHEINDVAFVGVHHPEHGPGFDLWVGGGLSTNPKIGVRLGAWVPLDEVPDVWAGVIGIFRDYGYRRLRTRARLKFLVADWGAEKFRQVLEDEYLKRKLVDGPAPAQPLQRWRDHIGVHRQKDGRFYVGFAPRVGRVDGTTLTKIADLAEAHGSGRVRTTVEQKMIILDVEEAQVDSLVESLEALDLTAKPSPFRRGTMACTGIEYCKLAIVETKARGSQLIDELERRIPDFDEPITININGCPNACARIQVADIGLKGQLVLNDQGEQVEGYQVHLGGALGLEAGFGRKVRGLKVTSDELPDYVERVLKRFQAEREDGERFATWAARADEEALS, encoded by the coding sequence ATGGCCGCCACCCCGCAGAAGCCTGCCGCCGCGACTCCCCGCCGCAAGGTGAGCCGTCACCGCGGTGAGGGCCAGTGGGCCGCGGGGCACTTCACCCCGCTGAACGGCAACGAGCAGTTCAAGAAGGACGACGACGGTCTCAATGTGCGGACACGCATTGAGACGATCTACTCCAAGCGGGGCTTCGACTCGATCGACCCGAACGACCTGCGCGGCCGGATGCGCTGGTGGGGTCTCTACACCCAGCGCAAGCCCGGGATCGACGGCGGCAAGACGGCGATCCTGGAGCCGGAGGAGCTGGACGACGAGTACTTCATGCTGCGCGTCCGCATCGACGGCGGGGCGCTGACCACCCGGCAGCTGCGGGTCATCGGCGAGATCTCGCAGGAGTTCGCGCGCGGCACGGCCGACATCACCGACCGGCAGAACGTCCAGTACCACTGGATCCGGATCGAGGACGTGCCCGAGATCTGGAACCGGCTGGAGGGCGTCGGCCTGTCCACCACCGAGGCCTGTGGTGACACGCCCCGTGTGGTCATCGGCTCGCCGGTCGCGGGCATCGCCGAGGACGAGATCGTCGACGGCACCCCCGCCATCGCGGAGATCAACCGGCGGTTCATCGGCAGCAAGGAGTTCTCCAACCTGCCGCGCAAGTTCAAGACGGCGATCTCCGGCTCCCCCCTCCTCGACGTCGCGCACGAGATCAACGACGTCGCCTTCGTGGGCGTCCACCACCCCGAGCACGGCCCCGGCTTCGACCTGTGGGTCGGCGGCGGCCTGTCCACCAACCCCAAGATCGGCGTCCGGCTCGGCGCCTGGGTGCCGCTGGACGAGGTCCCGGACGTGTGGGCGGGCGTGATCGGTATCTTCCGCGACTACGGCTACCGGCGGCTGCGCACCCGCGCCCGCCTGAAGTTCCTGGTCGCCGACTGGGGCGCGGAGAAGTTCCGCCAGGTGCTGGAGGACGAGTACCTCAAGCGCAAGCTGGTCGACGGCCCGGCCCCCGCCCAGCCGCTCCAGCGCTGGCGCGACCACATCGGGGTGCACCGGCAGAAGGACGGCCGCTTCTACGTGGGGTTCGCCCCGCGCGTCGGCCGCGTGGACGGCACGACCCTGACGAAGATCGCCGACCTCGCCGAGGCGCACGGCTCGGGCCGGGTGCGGACCACCGTCGAGCAGAAGATGATCATCCTCGACGTCGAGGAGGCGCAGGTCGACTCCCTCGTCGAGTCCCTGGAGGCGCTGGACCTCACGGCCAAGCCCTCCCCGTTCCGGCGCGGCACCATGGCCTGCACCGGCATCGAGTACTGCAAGCTCGCCATCGTCGAGACCAAGGCCCGCGGCTCCCAGCTGATCGACGAACTGGAGCGCCGCATCCCGGACTTCGACGAGCCGATCACCATCAACATCAACGGCTGCCCGAACGCCTGCGCCCGTATCCAGGTCGCGGACATCGGTCTCAAGGGCCAGCTGGTCCTCAACGACCAGGGCGAGCAGGTCGAGGGCTACCAGGTGCACCTGGGTGGCGCCCTGGGTCTGGAGGCCGGCTTCGGCCGCAAGGTGCGCGGCCTGAAGGTCACCTCGGACGAACTGCCGGACTACGTCGAGCGCGTCCTGAAGCGGTTCCAGGCCGAGCGCGAGGACGGCGAGCGGTTCGCCACCTGGGCGGCGCGTGCCGACGAGGAGGCGCTGTCGTGA
- a CDS encoding GNAT family N-acetyltransferase, whose amino-acid sequence MTTIAVTTWSLEQTAPTDLLPAAAPEGDVRIVRSEVPSPEFSRFLYASVGGDIRWTDRLTWSYTRWLEHLRRPGVETWVAYDRGTPAGYVELEAQDDAVVEIVYFGLLPAFRGRRIGGHLLSYGTARAWDLADRWAGLTPTKRVWLHTCSKDGEHAMDNYLRRGFKLFDTKVEEEPELAAPGPWPGAFPA is encoded by the coding sequence ATGACCACCATCGCCGTGACCACTTGGTCCCTGGAGCAGACCGCCCCGACCGACCTGCTGCCGGCCGCCGCACCGGAGGGGGACGTCCGGATCGTCCGCTCCGAGGTGCCCTCGCCCGAGTTCAGCCGGTTCCTGTACGCGTCGGTGGGCGGCGACATCCGCTGGACGGACCGGCTCACCTGGTCGTACACGCGCTGGCTGGAGCACCTGCGGCGGCCGGGCGTGGAGACGTGGGTGGCGTACGACCGGGGCACGCCCGCCGGGTACGTGGAGCTGGAGGCGCAGGACGACGCGGTCGTGGAGATCGTCTACTTCGGGCTGCTGCCCGCCTTCCGGGGCCGGCGCATCGGCGGACATCTGCTGTCGTACGGCACGGCCCGGGCCTGGGACCTCGCCGACCGGTGGGCGGGACTGACCCCGACGAAGCGGGTCTGGCTGCACACGTGCAGCAAGGACGGCGAGCACGCGATGGACAACTACCTGCGCCGCGGCTTCAAGCTGTTCGACACCAAGGTCGAGGAGGAGCCGGAGCTCGCCGCTCCGGGGCCGTGGCCTGGGGCGTTCCCTGCCTGA
- a CDS encoding GAF domain-containing protein, with product MDVTHLAAVDTSRAARVLSEVRSARLSGQPAPVRPRPVIEQSWERMLRSGVDPDHDFRADLLSREEVQRRRETSALRHVLPVLREGLLAAADVAHHIMVVADEEGRVLWREGSAPVLRKADGLGFELGADWREDVVGTNGVGTPAVVRRPVQVFASEHFVRSQAGWTCAGAPLTDPRDGRLLGVVDVSGPLETMHPATLAWVDSVAKLAEARLREMHLESLERLRAVAAPVLARLGGRALVVDPDGWTAAVAGMPYVRRVALPKSPSAGRRWLPGLGLCSLEPLAGGWLVRAADDEPAPRRATRIVLDLRQARRWSVAVTGGAGSWARELSPRHAELLYLLALHPTGRSAAGLAGDLFGDPARTVTVRAEMSRVRRYLGAFLEHRPYRFAEDAEVEVLLPDDPRDLLPHSTAPAVTRQRTSAPAP from the coding sequence ATGGACGTCACGCACCTGGCCGCCGTGGACACCTCGCGGGCGGCCCGGGTCCTCAGCGAGGTCCGTTCCGCCCGGCTCTCCGGGCAGCCCGCCCCGGTGCGGCCGCGCCCCGTGATCGAGCAGTCCTGGGAGCGGATGCTGCGCAGCGGCGTCGACCCGGACCACGACTTCCGGGCGGATCTGCTCTCCCGCGAGGAGGTGCAGCGGCGGCGCGAGACGTCGGCGCTGCGCCATGTGCTGCCGGTGCTGCGGGAGGGGCTGCTGGCGGCCGCGGACGTCGCCCACCACATCATGGTCGTGGCCGACGAGGAGGGCCGGGTGCTGTGGCGCGAGGGCAGTGCGCCGGTGCTGCGCAAGGCCGACGGGCTCGGGTTCGAACTCGGCGCGGACTGGCGTGAGGACGTCGTCGGCACGAACGGCGTGGGCACCCCGGCGGTGGTGCGCCGGCCCGTGCAGGTCTTCGCCTCCGAGCACTTCGTGCGCTCCCAGGCCGGCTGGACGTGCGCGGGCGCTCCGCTGACGGATCCGCGGGACGGGCGGCTGCTCGGCGTGGTGGACGTCAGCGGTCCGCTGGAGACGATGCATCCGGCCACGCTCGCCTGGGTCGACTCGGTCGCCAAGCTGGCCGAGGCCCGGCTGCGGGAGATGCATTTGGAGTCGCTGGAGCGGCTGCGCGCGGTGGCGGCGCCGGTGCTGGCCCGGCTCGGCGGGCGCGCCCTGGTCGTCGATCCGGACGGCTGGACCGCCGCGGTCGCCGGGATGCCGTACGTGCGGCGCGTCGCGCTGCCGAAGTCGCCGTCGGCGGGCCGGAGATGGCTGCCGGGGCTCGGGCTGTGCTCGCTGGAGCCGCTGGCCGGGGGCTGGCTGGTGCGGGCCGCCGACGACGAGCCGGCGCCGCGCCGGGCGACCAGGATCGTGCTGGACCTCAGACAGGCGCGCCGCTGGTCCGTGGCGGTCACCGGCGGAGCGGGCTCCTGGGCGCGGGAACTGAGCCCGCGGCACGCCGAGTTGCTGTACCTCCTCGCCCTCCACCCCACCGGCCGCAGCGCGGCGGGCCTGGCCGGGGACCTGTTCGGGGACCCCGCCCGCACGGTCACCGTGCGCGCCGAGATGTCCCGGGTCCGGCGGTATCTGGGGGCGTTCCTGGAGCACCGGCCGTACCGGTTCGCCGAGGACGCCGAGGTCGAGGTGCTGCTCCCGGACGACCCGCGCGATCTGCTGCCGCACTCGACGGCCCCGGCGGTGACCCGGCAGCGCACGTCCGCACCGGCGCCCTGA